Proteins encoded in a region of the Ziziphus jujuba cultivar Dongzao chromosome 3, ASM3175591v1 genome:
- the LOC125423249 gene encoding protein BIG GRAIN 1-like B: MPKPPKPVRSITETEKNSTHTRTKLDKILKSGALKIYSKVKQPTQFLNSLFTAKKSKSSSSAHAVKKTVRFDPVTVIVDENGRSCGHRCLHEPEEQEVGSTLMPAWKIKRLHEFQVSERTRRVEEAAREEFRRYYRQIQRDFLWDDDAVSCSSSDLFELENLK; this comes from the coding sequence ATGCCCAAGCCACCAAAGCCTGTTCGATCCATTACCGAAACAGAGAAGAACAGCACACACACTCGGACTAAGCttgacaaaattttgaaatcaggGGCTTTGAAGATTTACAGCAAGGTGAAACAGCCAACTCAATTCCTTAACTCTCTTTTCACCGCCAAAAAATCCAAGAGCTCGTCCTCCGCCCATGCCGTTAAAAAAACGGTTCGTTTCGACCCTGTGACTGTCATTGTGGATGAGAATGGTCGCTCATGTGGTCACAGATGCTTGCACGAACCAGAAGAACAAGAAGTCGGCTCGACTCTGATGCCTGCATGGAAAATCAAACGGTTGCATGAATTCCAAGTGTCCGAGAGAACGCGGCGAGTGGAGGAAGCAGCCAGAGAGGAATTTAGGAGATACTATCGTCAAATCCAGAGAGATTTTCTTTGGGATGACGATGCAGTTTCCTGTTCAAGTTCGGATCTTTTCGAGCTTGAAAATCTTAAATAA